The stretch of DNA agaggaactcaaattatatatatatatatatatatatatatatatatatatatatatatatatatatatatatatatatatggtgaaACTGAACTCAAAATTGAATATCGAAAAATCGTGGTtggataaatattaaaaaacactatcgaaacaaaaattaaaataactaaactCAAAAGCATctatataacaatttatttaaattaattaatttttaaattattttaagaataaaaatgtatttataatattgaaattaattttaactaatttcaTTGAAGTCTGAAATATGTTTTCAGTTCATATAATATAGCTCTAtataatttagtccttcaaaaattatgtattatttttaaaatttttgatcattttaatatatttttaattcttagcattaactatatttaatttaatgttccaactaaaagaataataaataataatcaaccGTAACAAAGAATTCCCTCacgataaaataattatattatttaaggtaaataatttatttattataaaaagaaatatatatatatatatatatatatacatatatatatatatatacatatatatatatatatacatacatacatatatatatatatatatatacatatatatatcatttttactttttcatttaataattttttaacatatatatttttgttagaaatagttataatttattCAGAGTTTTTAGCCTAGTTTCCAtatattagttttcataattatattattgaaacaataaaaaatattagctTTAATGCCACAAATGTAAATTTCATATTCAaagacaaaaattataatataagttttatatttttagtattacaaattataatatagtaaaattatagccaatataaaaagtaataattacttttttcctattcttaaatttaaaacttatataaaaagaatgacATAAATGTACTttaattgtttgaaaatattgtttcttgttttactcttgagtttttattttagttgctGTAGGATTTCATTCTCATACATTTTGAATTCAGTTTTTCTCGttttataagaatcaaaattaagagaaaattttTCAAGGATTAAAACTCACATTTTACGGAAACTAGAAACATGTTTATACAATTTTACTAAACAATaaccatatttattaattatattacataTCTAAAAActtatcttaatttaaaatattaatttataccttgtttatattattaatattttcatattaaggttaaattgattttgttcctacacacaaaaataattaatctatatccaaatttaaaaaggatatttaaatttatccgaaatttattttaaaaaaatagttgctATACTATTATCCACATATCAACTTTAACCGATTATGAGTAGGAGGACGCATTACCAGaactaaattttatgaaattggatTAGACTTAAATCCAattcaaagaagaagaaaaatacgtttacatgataaaattattaatgttttatatgttataGTGCAAACATTAGTGGACAAATTTAATCACCTAGAAGTGAAAAAGACACCAATTTAATGTTTTGAGATTTTGAATTAAGGTGGTTGATAGATTTTTCTTAGTGATTAATGGATAAAGATAAGCCAacttatcttttaatattaccaacaagtaattttttttaccttagAATAAATCACAACCCCATGAGAAAATTTgtagtgaataaaaaaatgtaatatatttttagttatttcacttttagtgaaaatttgaATCAATCTCTTCTCGAAAATTTTGgtctaatttagtttttaaattctagaaatacatgaatttagtttttttaatcaaattttgttaagtttatttgatgtgtttaatgtgtttcatgatatcatttgagttgtttacgcTGTTTAACATATCTATGCTTCAATGGTAGTTGAGATGtgcatttgaaatgtcaaataaacttaataaaatttagttaaaaaaaacatatttttaaatttgagagactaaattggtttaaagtttCGTTGAAAAATTAAGTGACTAAACACATATTTAacggaaaaggaaaaaaaaaacatgaagatTTTATTTTGGAATTGTTTGACTTTGAGTATAGGCAAGGAGCAAAGCTTTAGGggtgaaaaaggaaaaacaagtaTGCCTCCAATTTGCAGTGGAGATAAGGAACAAGATGAGACCAGCATTGCCAAAATGTTTCAGTGGAAATGCATATGTTCTTGCCTCCATCATGATGGCAATGGGAGAATTAGAAGATGCAAGCCATGAATGCATCATCGAGAAAATAAGAGAGGCGAAGAACAAGGTGAACCAGGAATATGTGAGAAGCTATGTTGAAGCACTAGAAGGACCACAACAAGGTTCTTCTCTTCCTCCATTAAAGGAGCTAACTCTGGTTTCTGATTGGACAAGAATGCCTTTTCACAACATTGACTTCTTCCATGGAAAAGCAACCTATGCATGTCCTCTTGCCACTCCTCTCCCACAGGTCGCATACTTCATGCAAAGCCCTACTGACAACTTCGGCGTTGACATCAGAATTGGCTTGGAACCTGAAAATATAACTGCTTTTAGTCACTGCTTTTTAAGCATGGCGTGATGGAATCAaaacttcttttatatatatatggatatgAATGTATATCTAATCATAATAATTGTGTTGGTGAGGTGTCGTAGGAGAACATTTCATGGGGTCTCGTGGCAAGATGAATGGGAGAACCTAGAACACTTTTAGATGAATAAATGTACTtacttttcatcttattatgTCATATATAGCCATTTCATTCTCTTACTTTACGGGATTTCACAATTAGTATTTAGTTTGGGGAAGTTTATATAAGATAGTTGCGGTGGTAGATTTTTCGTCAATATTTTGGgatgtcaaaattttgattgaattattttttttatttgtttttttttttaaatattatgttggtcatctaattttttttagtttcaatttggtttcaattttttaaaaattaatataatttgatatttttcgttaaatttcttgaagtggaacaagaatttttcatcaaaattgatattaggattatgtcaattacatCAATAAAGTAAACCATCCTTATTCataacttcaattttaataagaaaacctTGATCTTATTCAAAAGAATTAAcgaaaaaatgacaaaaatatatcatttattttcttatatatatatatatatatatatatatatatatataagtttattaaaatataaaatatatttaaaatattaaatttaaaaaaatatatattaaatatataaatgtaaaataaaatgggGGTCATGCCCCTTAGTCTCTAAGAAGGTCCGCCAATGGCTAGTtggttttatttgataaaattttctattttttatttttaatgaatagtTCATgtacctttttattttactaaagaGTATATTTGATATAGAAGTAGAGGTGTTTTAACATATTTACAACCTTGTATGTATATCCGGTAactaataaaaggaaaacaaaatacaaaaaatattagagaCCGTTCTACAATTTTGACTCTTATAATTGATAGTATTTTCAACAATATATTGTCAAAAAATTCTCCCATCACCACATCTAGTTTTCTTCCAAACAAATATTTGAGCCAAGTGTTCGATCTTGGTTTATATTTGATTGTGTCAATTCCTGAATGTTAACAAGTGACATTCTTTgcaacacaaaaaaattaagcttcaaaaatattctttatatttatgttaacaTATGGTCTATTTGCACTTTATCGTATGATCATCGACTCTTATAAGATGAAGTTGAAGATATATTTAGTGTCGACTCGACGTTAATGAGCTAATAGTATCAAATCTGTATTTCATATACAATGGATTCTAAAATCATGGAGACCAATTAAAGTTGACTCTAAGTAAAATCAATTAAgtgaatattaattatttattaaattttaaattaatttttaattaaagcaATTTTAATGTTGGTCAAGTGGGATCCTaacatgttttttgttttaaaaattatttaatttaaagtctGTAAAGTCTAGATGAAATAAAACTTACTTTtagtattaatttaatttgcatCCGTGTGACCGATGCTAATAATGCTAATtacactaatttaaaaaaaatcgaaGAACAATTCAATCATTTGAACACATGTTTACtcatttatctatttttctGAGATCATTTCAACATTCAGAGTTTGTagaattacaaataattaatttgtcatataaatcaaatgtgtaaagattaaaattagttttcctCACCTTGGTTAAATAACCtctaatttcaaaacttatttaaaactCTATTTCTCATAAAGATGACTTAActagataaataaaattccaGTTAGAAATTTAAACTTATCACCATGTCACAGTCATAAAGATTCACTTAAAGAACCTTTGAGCAATCCACATGCAACCCAATTTAAAAAGGGTAAAGAGGGAACTTATTATGTTTTTCATTCTGAACAGTAAATGTGTAGAGTTCTTCGCTAAAAACATTCCTATAGTCTTTGATTTTCAAAAAGATGAAGGTTTGGGATAGAAAAAACAATCACACTCAATGTAttggaatttaattaaatttgttaaaccATCTACTTGAACACATGGTAAGAAACTGAACTTCTacaaatttatgataataattacttaaaattatagaatttcTCATTTAAtgtacaaatttaaaaatggtCTCATCTCTCATAAATTTATGTCTACCACTCATATTACTTCGATCTAAGTCACTTAGACTAAACCAATACCAATGTGTTTATGACTTTGAGGTTGGAAAATCACTATCACATTTAGGGATGATGAATCATTAACTCAACCTAGTTTGTAAAATCGCTAGCTCAATAACATCAAGGAATCTTCAACTTCACCTAATTTAGCATATTAACTTATATTCAATTAGATCatccttttctttcttcaaaGACTTCATCCAcaataagaaatgaaaaatattctaaaaattgaactaattttctctaaattaaataaataactactaaagtaattagagattaaattcaaattcaaattcaaagtggttaaatcttgaaatttattcaataagaataaaatagaattatctctaaatttaaataattaaacactatataattagagattaaatcaaaattaaaattcaaagttGTTAAATCTTGAAATCTATTCAATGAGAATAAAATAGAATTGAAATACTAATCATTCTTAATTTCTAATATAGTTTCTTAATCTATTTATGCAAAGAATTTCATGTAGTTGTTAACTAAACAAGGACATAATTAGCACGATGCTAGTTCATAAAAACCATGGTTCAACTTCAATCAATATGTTTTGGTCTCAACATAGTTTGTTCAAGACAAAAagataatttctaattaaagcACATTTCTTTTATCAAGATTCAttatatattagtttaaaatttcttttcacACAGATTGCACatacaaaatttgtattaatctaaataattgaatttctcagatagataaaagaaaaataacacaatatacctcttcaaaatatacaaataagcAAATTATTAAGCATTTCTCCTTactattcaattttaaaattttttaacatataattcaaACGTTGTATCAACAAAActtacaaattacaaaaaaacaACCATtcataaaagttatatataatgtaatctacttttctattacattaataaaaattagatacTGTAGACATTAAGGCCTcccaataattttgaattttaaattttaggaaTGGATATACGATGAATCTTATAAAGCATTCTAACAATAATGCTCATGAGTTTAAATAACAATCACAAACACAAgatatctttaaaatttttaaaactcttGATCCAAAAACAAATCTTTTTTTCCAAGTGAAGAGGTTACAGTTTTAGTAAATTAAACAATGAACAGTGTCTCCATTACTGTACAACAACTAAGGGGTTAAACATTAATACATCACACAAATTACCCTCATCTGATACACTGAGGAGTGAACTTCATAAGCAAAACCATTCAAGAATACTAATGTATCACTGAAATAATAGTTCTTGGGGCATTATTTGCATTCATCAtaaaaagagtgaaaaaaaaaaccgtCTTTATTGTGACTAAAATAGTTATCATTGCTTATGTGACTAAAAAAGAGTTTCTCCACAAAACTAAACATGGTCAACTCCACATTGAACCAGAGGGCCCATCCATAAACAAATCATTTTCACAATATGAGAAAAGCCCTTGCTCAAAGTAATACTCTATAACTAGAGAAAATTGCTAAAATGACCAAAACTCAGAAAATAGGTAAACTCAGAAGATTTGACACGCCACAAAATTCATCAACAAGCATGACATGATGCTTGAATATACTGCCAAACTTGGTGTCAAATGGATGTCCCGTCTGAGAGATTGTTGTCGCATAAGTATCCTTCCAATAATTTCACACTGTCTTGTTTCTGCATAACATGACAAAGTTATGTGAGATGTCTATTGGAGGAAAAAATCAGGTGCAAAATTACATAACAAGAGAATTTAGCAGGACCTTGATACAGAGTATGTTAACTATTTATCACAGGTAATGTATATATATTCATTGATAAAAAGCATGCATAAAGTTTCAAGAATTTAACAGTGTTACATAATAATAAGCTTAAACAAATACGTAACTATTATCTTGTCTATGTTGGTATCAACCTAATCAAAAGATCTATACATGTTTTAATCATTAGGCAAACCACAGAGggaaaatacaaaacaaatacaATCACCTGTTTCATCATTGAACTGACAAATTCTTCCATGGAACCAAGATTATTAGCGGCACTATTGTTTTGAGACTTGGTATGGTTCATGAGGTATCCCTGTTGTTGTCTCAATGTATTTTCTTCACTCAATCCCGTAACTCCATCAGGTTTCATGAGTAAGGGATCAAAGAAACCGAAGTCTGTGTTTCTGTTGTAGATTGAGTTGAAAGAAGTGTTATCAATGAGAGAGTCGATTGAGTtaccaaaaatatttgaagggaaAGTACTATCATCATTGTTGTCATCCCACCCTTGAAATGGCACCACACTATTGCTAATTTGTCCAGAATTATTTGGAATAAGAACTCCTTGTGAATACATATCTTTTAGTGAATCATGGGTTTGGTTAGAGTGTGAAGTAATGGATGAAGCACCACTCAGATTCCTCCCTCTAAAAGTTTCACCTGCAGCGTAAGAATTTGTCCCTGAAGACCGAACAGTATTTGACCAAATATCACTGCACCTACCCTGATCCAGCAAAGGGAGTGAGAATTGAGAATTCTGAGAGGCTAATGAAGTTTGACCAAACAACACTCCACCCCCTTGTGTGTTATCACTATCAGCTTTCAACACCAAAGCATTGTTTGATACGTCCAAACCAATTGTTGATTTTGGTATCAGATCTGGGAGTTTATTTGGCACTGAAAAATTTGGTTGAACATCAATAAAAGGGGAAATGCTTTGAATAGGACTAACAGCAATACCAACACCCTTATTATGTTGAAATTGATCAAGAGAAGTGGACAATGGCACTCCCTGAATACCATTCTGGTTGCCACCAGTTATAGCAGGTTGAAACTTGAGTTGGTCATGCATAGATTTGTGAAAATTTTGTGCATGACCCAACTGAAGAGTTTCATGCACATTCACACCAACAGAAGTGTTCAATCTACCAGCTATTCCACCAGGTCCAAAGGGTCTAAAAGTATTGTTATGAAACTGTTGAGCACCAGTCAATGAATGCAAATGTCCAACACCACTCAGAGAACCCATTCTCAGAAAAGATGGATCTGTAGTGCCTAATGCTGCCACCATATTAGCCTGTCGGTTCGCCGCACAGTTAATCCTTTTCAGATAAAGCCTATATTTCTGCAGCCATAGAAAGACACAGTGAGATTCCCTTCATGAAATGGCTTATGTTATGTCCCATTAAACTAAAGAATAAAGGTTCAGAAAAATGCCTGAAGGTGGCTGGCCACATTCTCCCTTGTAAGCTTTTCAACATTCATCAAGTCAAGAATCTTTTTAGGCACAGCTTCTGCAGCAAAAATGGTTCACAATATCATGAGTCACAATTGAGAAGTAAAACATCAGTAGTATTCTGGAATACAATGCTTATGACAGAAAGTGTTCAAAACAATGCTTAATACAATTTCCATATCTTAAAGGACATACTTTCAAAGCCTAATTGATTAACAGCAGAGACAAACTTGTGGTGCAGTTCCACAGTCCAAACTACACGAGCTTTCTTATGACTTGATGAGTCATCATTGTCATGGCCATTCTCTTGGTCCTCATTATCATACTCATCCTCATCTTTCCTCTTTCTGGAAGACTTTACATTTTGATCTGAATTTCCTGTTGCTACTGAACCTCTTTCATTGCTATCAGTATTAGCTTTGTCTTGGTTGCTGCTTCTGTTCCGCTCCTTTGAACCAATCGTCCTCCTTCTCACAACATGCTGCCAAATATTCTGTACATCCTTAAGTCTAACAGGTTTTAGAAGATAATCACAAGCTCCATGTGTAATTCCCTTCATCACCATCTTAGGGTCACCATCTACAGACATCACtgatacaaaaaacaaaaaaaacatttaacatTGTCAAATCAAACATCCAAATCAAGCTGCAACACATTAATGTCCCAAGAACTTCTTCCCAGGTTTACTATACATTTGTATACCAAAGTTTCATATTTATCAATCAATACTGAAGACTTCAAATTGTGTGATAAATCAGCAATGTGTACTGCTATGATTCCAAATCAAATACATTGCAACCAATTCCTTTTATGCTCTAAAAACAAGACCCAAAACACTAAAGATCTTTGGTAGTgatgaaatatttgaaatatccACAAATATTAACTATCTAACTACtacctaataataatataattacaaataatgagGTCAAAAACATGAACTGTTTAAGATTGAAATTAACATCATCGCTTCTTACTTATGACAGGTAGGTCCATCTCAAGCCCGACAAGCTCAAGCAACTTAAATCCATCCATGTCTGGCATTCGTACATCGCTGATAACAAGGTCAAACCTGTTCTTGTTTCCTCTCAACAGATTCAATGCCGTTTGTGCATTTTTAGTGGCGGTTACTGCAAAATCCATAACTAAGGTAAGTATCAttataaaaagacaaaattgtaCACTGCAGATAAAAGCAGAACCAATTTCAATGGGTAAGAGTTGCGTCCAATGAAACCAAAACTTAACATCTTTGAAACCAAATAAACAACAGAAAATCAAATAACTCCATTGACATATCTAGAAGACTTAAGGTCTATCCTGTGATAAGATCTGCCAAATGAAAACCCAAACAAATCAAACTGataaactaaatttgaaaaattcaactttacaACACAAATTACTTTAGTAACAGAACAGATAACAATGGCTAGACCAAAAAAGGAGCAGAGAGTAGAATTCACATACTCTGAATAATGCAatgaaaaactataaataaaaccTAAAGAAAGAGTAGAAGATGCTAACCGTGGTATTGGCACTTTTGTAGCATAGTCTCCAGAATCCTGAGACATGTTGAGTCATCATCAACAGCAAGAACACGCAATCCTAAGGGAAACTCATCTCTGAGATCATCCATTCTATGATCCTCTACCACAGTCATTTTCTGCAAAAGGGTCTTCTCCTGTTAATTAGCTTGAAACTTTAAtagatttttctcttttatacGTATATGAAACCAGGAGCCAGAAGCCAGAACCCCATGACAGAATCTATGAAACACAGTtacccaaaagaaaaaaagaagattttATGGAAGAATATcgatgacaaaaaaataaagtaggAGTGATGAagggaaagaaagagagaacaATTAAAAAGTTGGTAAACTTGTTTGTGAGGTTATGTGATGTGCTACATGAGAGTGTGTGCAACAGTTGTTGAATGAGAAAGATACAGAATCTTGAACTAAATGTGTGGTGTGCGCACAGTGAAAGTTGATTTAACAACATGAAACATTGACCCAATTATATTATAGAAGATAGTGATGGACCTTCCTTTCTCCTTAGATACTACAAAGAACAAGAAGAATCAcctattcaaaattttcaggAAAAATTCAAGTTTTCAGTATACCCCAACCAGACAGAAACCTACGATACTTTCCTTCTACAACTTCGAACAAATTACAGATATGATCTTCCAAATTTTTCATGATTCTTTATGTCTTTTTATTACCTACTAACAAATTTCCTTAATTATCTCAGACACATTGCATTATTTATGGCATTATCTTGTTGTCTGGGAAAAATATTAGGCCAAAACTAAATATGATCGTAATTtactctaaattttaaattattattaagttactattataaattataaattgtattatttatgaaaagttACTACCTTTTATAGTAGTAATGTTTTGaaagattataataatattttttaaaaatttagaatttgcttaaaatatataacatgataaagatgaattttatattttattgatcaTTGTATATAGCAATTTACAAGTATTTATTAgttgaaggaaaataaaattttctttagaGAGTGAATTCATCAtgttttagtcactaaaatatACTATATATTATGTACTTTAggttaagaaaaaacaaactatATATGTAAATCTATACTATTACTACTAAGACCAaatgtgaaaaattaaaaaacaaaatatctgttatataaatttgaaaactgacTTATTTAGAGTCCGATGTTTTTACTGAGTTTGTTTGTATTGTATTGAGCATTAAAAACATATTGTATTTTGAAGGTAcaacagacaaaaaaaaaattaatagagaaTTCAAACTCATatatttaactaataatatgttaataatgaaataatattaattaatattacaaCATATAATGTTTCTCATAATTTTGCTCTCTTTATCATTTAATTAGCTAGTATACAAAGTTGACTTGATGAGTAGtagtttaaaaatgtttttcaagaagaataaaaaaaaacttattgtaTTAGaccaaaatcaataaaaaacacacacaactctttctttcttaaggaagagaaagatgtatggcttaaatgttttttcttattttgtttttttatttgggttgtaataattatattgtttctattaatatatttgttattgatatAAAGAAAACACAACTCTTTCTTATTCTTCACAAaagaaaaggattttttttttcctaccaTTTAAGTGGTTTTATTGATAGTCAAATTAGTGAGAAAGTTGTTGCTGATGGTAATCAAAGTGTATTGTATTGAGCAACAATTATGCATTTGTGGTATCTGTTATTATTCtactttatataatttagtttctatcttccattttcttaaatgtcaataattatttgttttaaattgtgaatttataattgatttgagATTCTATGGAAATCattccaaaaaagaaaacaaatattctttCACCTAAATGTGTTCCTTTTGTTTCCACAACGAACCGAAAACCAATATGAATGTTTGAAAGCTGACCTCTCACAGAATCGAACAAATTAATTTGGAATAATTAAGATTTCCAAAAAGTGATTGAAAGAGTAGATAGGAATATAACATgtgtttttatataaatatagcTATAAATTCAATTTATCAATTGTTTTTATTCATACATTTTTGTGCAACACACAAATATTTTACTTCTTAAAgtatatattgattaatttaaactttgaatatttttaaattcatacaaatataatcttgtttagttttagtttgtataaaatatttttctaaattttcatacattaaacattttgttagtatttcttttaatccttactactaatttaactagtttaatattaaaagttaaaataataaaaaagatgataagtatagtaataaaaaatattatatgttaaaatagttaGATTATGAATGGAAAATAGTTAGATTACTTTTGAGTATATAacgtatattttatattttagttcatACAAATAAGATAGTTACgtacaatttttgtttaaattttaatgtactATCAACAGTAacttttgtaataatatttttacttttttaattaataatttacttttagttttatatataatttacttGAAGcgcttttaatttattttaatatattatattttgtgttataaatataaaatgattatattatatttttaatatgtgaaGGATCCAaagat from Vigna unguiculata cultivar IT97K-499-35 chromosome 8, ASM411807v1, whole genome shotgun sequence encodes:
- the LOC114193477 gene encoding two-component response regulator ARR12; translated protein: MTVVEDHRMDDLRDEFPLGLRVLAVDDDSTCLRILETMLQKCQYHVTATKNAQTALNLLRGNKNRFDLVISDVRMPDMDGFKLLELVGLEMDLPVIMMSVDGDPKMVMKGITHGACDYLLKPVRLKDVQNIWQHVVRRRTIGSKERNRSSNQDKANTDSNERGSVATGNSDQNVKSSRKRKDEDEYDNEDQENGHDNDDSSSHKKARVVWTVELHHKFVSAVNQLGFEKAVPKKILDLMNVEKLTRENVASHLQKYRLYLKRINCAANRQANMVAALGTTDPSFLRMGSLSGVGHLHSLTGAQQFHNNTFRPFGPGGIAGRLNTSVGVNVHETLQLGHAQNFHKSMHDQLKFQPAITGGNQNGIQGVPLSTSLDQFQHNKGVGIAVSPIQSISPFIDVQPNFSVPNKLPDLIPKSTIGLDVSNNALVLKADSDNTQGGGVLFGQTSLASQNSQFSLPLLDQGRCSDIWSNTVRSSGTNSYAAGETFRGRNLSGASSITSHSNQTHDSLKDMYSQGVLIPNNSGQISNSVVPFQGWDDNNDDSTFPSNIFGNSIDSLIDNTSFNSIYNRNTDFGFFDPLLMKPDGVTGLSEENTLRQQQGYLMNHTKSQNNSAANNLGSMEEFVSSMMKQKQDSVKLLEGYLCDNNLSDGTSI